The nucleotide window tagttttgatccccaCACAACAACCATTTAACTCTAGATCATTGGTCCCAAAACATTTTTTCCTTTCGTAGCTAGTTGCTTACTAATCcaagtaaaaaaaattatgaaaacttTCGATCTGTCTTCTGGTAGGGGCTTCCTtcctttgtgcacaacaattgaaATTGCCTATGCAGAGCCAAGGTACCCACTATCCTAGTCTCGCAACCAAAATGTTATCCTAAACCAAATTCCTATTAGAAACCTCTGTCTAATAAATCAAACTCGTCCCCTAACTCTTCCCTTATCTGTCCCTTACTACTAAAGCATTGATGAAAATTCTACACAAATCTAGGATCTGCATGGTAAACTCGTTCACCCACCAGATGGCTCTGCTAAGGAATGCTTATAGTCTTTTATTGTTGATAGCATACGTGTGGGGTTTACTTGggttaatttttgttttttttttttttaaaaaaaagaatgagttaaacttttttttaattatatgatGAGGCGATATTATGTGCTAATTTCTAATAAAATGACCTTTATAattgctaaaattaaaaattagatggACTAAAAAAGGGCACATTTACTTTGGCTTTAACAAAAACACTATAAAATATGATCATGGTATTGTTGCTATGACAtccattcttttcttttctttttttttttttttttgtatttatgtATCAATGTTTCTCAATAATgcttaattaataagaaaaaaatgttataaattgaaagagaaaatAACAATTGATACATACTACAAGAAAAGTGGTGTATAGCTACTTTTTTTTCTTGACATTAATTAAAAGTGTCGGCATATTGTAATTATTGTTGACATTAATAAAAAAGTGTCGGTATATTTAAGTTCTTCCTAACATTAATGAACAAGCGTTGGCATATTTATGATATACTCGATGTTAATTAGAAAAGCATCATCATATTATATATATTCCCgacattgataaaaaaaaaaaacgttaGAATATTACAAAAATTCCTAATATTGGGAAAAATGTGCTAGTATATTAAAAATATTCTCGACGCTTACTAAAAAAGTGTCATTAAATTAGAATTActcataatattaattaaaaaattgacttattaaaaatatgaacaacattaatatattaaaattattagtaCAAAAATAGGGACACTTTTAAATATTAAGTGTCGTCTCCTTTAAAACCTATTCATCCCTAACATTGACAATTATATTTCTCTCTACCACCAAATTTTTTAGTCCCACTCTCTCACATTCTTTAAGCTTCCCAAAATCCTCTCATTCATTATCTTCTTTGGCTCCTAATTTTCCTCTTTCTTGGCTCTCAATTTTTATCTTTCTTCCCACAATTTTGCATCAGAACCCCACACTtagctcaatttcttttcttcttttcaaaattgattttttggaTTCAGTCTACCCACAATGCTTACATAGGAGAGAAATGCAATAGGTATGGTTGATATTTTTTACATttcttaaaattatattttgattTTATGGTGATACTATTAACAAAATTATTTGATGTCCTCTATATGTTTTTTGTTGTTTTTATTGCGGATTgggtttattaaaaatttttttaattaaaaatctataaatatGTATTTGGCTTTAAGTGCAACCAGTTTTTAGGGATTTTAATATTAATAGTTGAATCAAATCACTAGATTTAGAAAACCATAAGACGAATTACATAAAGTGTTGGACTTAGAATATTTTCCAAATACTTTAATAAATCAGCAGAAACTTAGCCCACTTCGCATATATCAACTAATATGGGTCAAATGGTAGGAAGATATTTTCTCTTTCCCTTAATGTTATAACATGTACATGTGCACAAAATAGAGAGGGAAATAGGAGGTGGCATCTGTAAGTGTAAGCTATGCGTAAGTATAAATGTAAGCCATCTATAAGTGGAAGTATATATATGTAAATGCAAGTGTAAGCAATGTGACCCACTTCTGATGATTGCATTAtgctgaatttttcaattttgctattttaattatataaaatttatggcTTTTTGAATTTCCGAaccatttatttttctttcctattcccctatttatttatttagtaaaTAGAGTTACTTTAGTGATATGAATTCTTCCATTGGATCATTGttaaaaaagaaatataataagCCATGTGTTTttcattttataaaattatcattattatttcttGATTTGGCAAATGTTGGCAATAATCATTAATTCATGTGAATATCATTCTTTCTTTTAAACAGAGCTTTGAATTGAGAATTTATTGCCTTAAggcattaatttttaatatgaataaataatatataaaaacatatttaGATATATGTATATAAACACATATATATTGAAGTCAACTCGTGTGAAATATTTTAAAAGTAGATAATAGTCTGTGGTAAATTTATAGCATGGATAGTTATGATAGGGATTGGTGGATCTAATATGAATACAAAATttatctttttaattcttttctgGACTTTGgagtcactttttttttttttttttttttaagatctaGCACATAGCACCATAATATCCACTTAACTATTTTCACTATAATGGGACAGTAAAAGAGAAGTTACTTTGTTTAGTTACACAATGCCTATATATCATGCGTGCAATGTTTATCTTTATGGTTATAGATGTCTTATCTAATGATTAAAGGATAAACCCACTAGGAAGATTATGCCCATAAAGGCCAACTAGCAACCCAATTGGCAAAATCTCACTTAAGATAAAATATGGTCTAGGTGAAAATAATATCAAGAATTTATAagaaatcaagaataaatatcaGTTATAATACGAGAATAAAATTGAATATTTAGCTAGTAATTAGAATTATCATATATAAAAAGTATACAACTAGATTTAGCTAATAATTAGATTCTTCTTCTTAAGTTCTtatgcattttattttattttatttttatttatttaatgtatATATTTAatgtttttcattttcttctttctattttttaataaaagttttagattatttttctgtttattaataattaaaattattcttcTTTTATTGTAAGTTCTtatgcattttattttattttattttatttcattttcttaatgTATGAATTTAGTATTCTTAATTTTATTCTTTCTAATTTTTAATGaaagttattaaattatttttctttttttaaattattaaatttttcgtAAGATTGTTTGAGTGGTCTTTGTGGATTTTGAAAGAACAATAATTTGGAGGTATGAGATTTCTTTCTTatagtaattttaattttaaatgctaATAGAGTCCATTTAATTTGTTCACACAATGAACCATTAATTCTCTTTTATATTTCACGTTAGaattatgtaaattattattattattattattattattattattattattattattattattattattattattattattattattattattattaacttttATCTATGCTATAATCAGATAATCTAAGATTCAATGGATAAAAAGTTGGATGAATGAGTCTAGATCAAGCAAAGCTTATATTGATGGTGTTTctaattttatgaaatttgcaACTGAGAAAGCATCTATAAATGGAGCAATATATTGCCCATGTCGGAAATGTTTCAATAGATACTCACTTAATGCACCAATTGTTCAGGAACATTTGTTGTGAAATTGTATATTAGAAGGTTATAATTACTAGTTGTTTCATGGAGAATCCATTTGATGAGAACCCTCCCAGTAGCTCGTCACCTACCTACAATTACAGAATTTGATTCCATCACCTTATGCAAGATTGTGATCAAGAACTATATACAGGCTATACAAAATTCTCAAGAATATCATTCATCTTGAGATTATACCATCTTAAGTGTTTGAATGGTTGGCTTAGCAAGTCTTTTAAAATGTTGTTAGAGCTATTGATTAATGCATTTCCAAGTGGCACTTCTTTACCATCATCTTAACATGAAGCTAAGAAACTAATCAGAGATTTAGGAGTGGGATACCaaaaaattgattcttgtcctaaAGATTGTGTTTTGTATTGGGGTGAGAAGGCAAATGAGGAATCTTGCAATATATGCTCGTCATCAAGATGGGTAATGAACAAAggtgatcatggtgatttaatggaGGATGAAAGTGACAAATCAAGGAAGAAAAAGCCAACTAAAATCTTACGGTGTTTTCCTTTAATACCAAGGCTTAAACGGCTTCATATGTCTTCTAAAACTGCTTCTCCTATAAGGTGGCATACAGAGGGAAGAAACAAAGATGGAAAGTTAGGGCACCCAGCAAATGCTTTAGCATGGAAATCATTTGATAAGTGATATCTAGATTTTGCAGTAGATCCTCGTAGTGTGACGCTTAGCCTAGAGTGCTACATATAGTACTTGGCCAATTGTGTTGATTCCTTACAACTTAGAACCATGGGTTTCCATGAAATAATCATCGTTGATATTGTCCATGGCAATACCAAGAGAAAATGGACCAGGCAATGAGATCATGAAATAACTCACTCAATCTCAATGGTTAAGTAATGGGAGAAAATTTTGTTATATGGGTCATCAAAGATGGTTAGATCATGATCATCCTTTTAGGTTCCAAAAGGATCAATTTTATAACAATAAGGAGTTACAATAAGCACCTTTGCCACCTTCTAATACTAAAGGATTAAGGCAATTGCAAGGTATTAATTTCTCTTATGGAAAAGCATTAACCAAAAAAAAGAAGCGCTCTATAAGCAGAAACATCTAGAATTCATGAGATTGTTATGCAGTCCTGTGTCAATGATGAAGCATCAGTGTTTAAAGATGTTTGAGGATGCTCAAACTTTTGAAAATGTCAAAAAAGATGAGGGCTTGGCAAGGGTAGCGACACATTATCTATGGAAGAAACAAAGTATATTCTTTGATTTATCTTGTTGGGAGTTCAATTTTCTTCATCATAATTTAGATATGCATATTGAGAAAAATGTATGTGACAATCTAATTGGCAGAGTATAAAATCTTGATGGTAAGAGCAAATACAACCATAAAGCAAGGCTTGATTTAGTAGATATGGGCATAAGACATGAACTCCATCTCATATATTATGATAACAATGTTATATGTTTGCCTTAAGGATGCTACACAATGACTTTAAAGGAAAAAGAACTTTTCCTAATGGTATTAaaaaatctcaaggttccatatGGATATGCATCGAATAATTCAAGGTGTTTAAACTTGAAAGAGAGCATGCTATCAAATTTAAAATATCTTGATGCAAGACATTCTCCCTACAGCTTTAAGAGAATGCATACTTACTCAAGTTATTTCTATTGTGTCCGAGTTATCATTATTTTTTAAAGTGTTGTGTTGTAAAGCCCTTGATTTAAATGAGCTTGATCAATTAGAAGCAAGAATGGCTCAAACACTTTGTCATTTGGAAAAGATATTTCTTCCAAGATTTTTTACTATTATGGTTCACTTGACCATACATCTAGTTGTAGAAGCCAAACTTAGAGGTCTTGTACAATACAAATAGATGTTTTCTATAGAGAGGTgagatgtatatttttttttaaatatgaccATATTTACTATTCTAAGATCACTAATACTAATTACTATTTGAACACTATTATATTGAAAGGGACTTGGTTCGTTTAAAATTGCAAGTGCGAAATAGAGCTCAACCACAGGGTTCAATCGCAGAAGGCTATATTGTAGACGAATGTTTGATTTTTTGTTAGTGATATCTTGGAGGAGTTGAAATAGCATTCAATTGCCCATAGAGGAATTTTGATCATGTTGATAATGTTGAAAAGTATATGTTTTCAACTGGTGGGTGAATTTTCAGGAAAGTAAATTATGTTTTTCTTGATGATATAGCTTTAGCACAAGTACATCGTTATGTGCTACTTCACTATGATTAGATATTGCGTTATTGTAGGTCAGTTGTTTTTaaagtttattaaaatattaatgatttcactttttttaatttaataattttttaattgtaaCTAGTGAATTTTTCGCTACTCAAAGAAAAGCATATCAACCCAATCAACATATTGAACAAAAGTGGCTTGTAGAAAAATTTCCAAAGTGGCTTTTAAATCAAGTGAGTTACTTATGAATAAATGTAGCTTCAATATAAagaaatttttcatattttatatgtGCAAATAGTTCTTACATACCTTCTCTATGACATTTTAAGCGCCAAAGATAACAAAGGGCAATGTATCAGAAGAAATAGTATTCATTGCTAGAGGCTCAAACAATATTTTTAGAAGATTTAATGGGTACATTATTAATGGCTTCAGATTTCATACAAGAGATCGTGAATGATGAAGGAAAACCTAAAATAATGGAGTAGCTGTGGAGGTGGATGGGATACCATATTATGGAAGGCTTAATGAAATAATTGAGTTAGATTATTACAGAATGTTCAAACTTGTGATGTTTAAATGCGATTAGGTCAGCATCAAGTCCACTAGGGTAGACCATAGCATAGCTTTTCtcttaactatatatatatatgtgtgtgtgtgtgtgtaagtgGGCTTGATAACAAGGTCCTTgtctttttaaaaataataataataataatgataataacaaAATATTTGTAGAGTTaagtgtttaaaaaaaaaattatggagtTTAGTGCGAGTAAAATACTTAATTTGCTTTTTAATCTAATTTTCATAAACATCTACTTTGATTTATAGGTTGGGGTTTGTAATTTTAGATAGTCAACTAAAAAGAATTCAATCAttttaactaaaaataaaattattcataATTAAGTATTGATCCTTTCATAAATGGTATTGTTGTTATTGTTCCAATATCAAATTAACTTTCGTCTTCCACATGTATAAATTTATGCTTTTATATGCTTTAATTTATAAGTGATTAATTGATATtacttttttataatatattattgaTAAAATATAATCAATCCAGATGATATTTATCTTAACTTATAAGCTGATCAAACCTGCTTATAAACTCTAAATATAGGCTGACatgtttatttataataaattttggaCTTACAAGTTGAGTTTATAAGCTAAAAAAAATAAGCTGAATGGACTCAACTTTTCATTTTGGTGCTTATAAACTTAATGCTTATAAGCCTTGTGCTTATAAGCTAGTTTGaccaaatattttattatattatcctcatttaatttttaaaatttcatcataaatctcatttaatatctTTTTAGACACTTTAACAATAAATATGCTTATAATTTCAAACACATTAATTGTTTATCAGTTACTCGTAAACACTTTAACCAAGCACATAactgcttaaaattttaaatacttataaactcaaatcataaatactaGCTACTTATAAGCATTTTTTCAAAGCTAAGCCAAACACTCTCCTAGTATTGGAACGATTATgctccaaaattttcttaatttaagaTGCGTACCAATGAATTTGAGTGGTGGCTCCCAGAAGGTCTGAATTATGTATTTATATAAatgttattaaatttttattattgaaatattttCTTTGTGAaactcatattatttattttaatgaatgaatattaattatattattcgataaaaatataatttggaaatttatattaattataataattatataatcatTTAAAACTTGACCCTACCATATATATAATTCTGCGTCCGCCCCTGGAAACATGTAACATAATTTGCTTTTTCTTCCTATCAATTTGATAAGAGCTGTCACCTTATAATTCAGAGTGAATTTAATCCTCTGCTTATAGTTGTCAAAATTAATCAGTGTAGCACAATAATAAATAACCACCAAAAGAGTTTTTCTTCCTCTCTACTTTAGTCTCAACTTACTTGGCTTCTTTCATAGAGATAATCTAAGAAAAAgagaaattatatgctagcatggTGATACGATGTAAACATATCTACATAGACTGGCAAATCAATAAAATCATTGTTGTAGGATGTAATTACTTTAAAGGAAGGGTTAGCTACATGCCAATTTTGATGTTTCATGGGACCTATAGAGTTTGCCTATAGAGTTTGATCtccaataatttagattttttataattttaatttggtTTCAGCATTGGCAAgccaataaaatataaattagcaTATATAAATGAGTTTCATTAAATAATAACTACCTAATAGCGGTCCATTATTCTAAACCAGTAAAggatttcaattttttaaaataatacgaATTGGAATGAATTTAacctatatatttttattttttaatttgaatagaTTTTGGAGGAAAaaggttcttttttttttctttaaatttaaaaattttgaagggaACATAGCCAATAGGGTGAGagatttcggtttaaaccgaaaaatcgaaccgaacctagTCAATTtgattcaatcggttcggttcgatttataaattttgaaaatttaggtTAATCGGttaggttcggttattttcataaaaaaatcaaaaaaatcaaACCTAActgaaatattatatatatatatatatatcaaggaaatcctaagattttttagttttgatttctaagtttttttttatgtttttgttattgatatttaatgttgaaaatatgaaattttacaaaatttagtttgatcagtttaaaatcgaaccgaactaatatttatcaatttgatttaattcgattttctcttaataatcggtttgatttgatttttaaaatttttaattttcgatTTTCGGTTGTATCGGTTTGCACATCCCTAATAGCCATAGGGGTGTGAGGATTTAAACATCTGGCCTTTTGTACTACAAAGTAAAGTTTCCACCATTTAGCTACTAGATTAAGAGGTGTTGCATCTTTAAATCTCTTTTAAATGGAATAGTTAAggtatttcataattttttttattttaaaaatactcTTCAATTTTTTTAGTATATCAAATTAGTGGATTtatagataattaaaaaaaaagtcttTTAAGAATTTGATTTGCAACTTTTTGTAttaaaaaaattgttaaaattcgactgatgaaaataaataaataaattttttattccaTGCATGGATATAAATTCACAATGtcaattaaaagaaaagaaaaattgtaCATTACATTACATAAAAGTAAACAAAAATGTGATGGCATTTCTCTTTTGAAAGGGATTGATaagaacatataataataatcaTGTCAACCCCTCTTATTATGTGCCTATCATCTTCTCTGTGTGCATGCACAATCACATATGTCAAATATAAGTCCTTCCCAGATCACACTCCTCTATTACTATCAATCATACGTAGGATGCTGGTGTGGAAGAAGTTTATATTAGACGCTGTAAGGCGGGGGCTTCGGTGAGTCTTTCACCAGCCCACACAGCAAAGCATTGTCAGGCAAGTTGTACTCGTCCCTCAGTGAACGTGCAGGAGAAAGAACACTAGCGTAAAGCTGTTGTCCCAGGTATGTCCTCTCCCACAACTCAGACCTTATATTCCACATTCCAGCGTTGTCAAATGTCAAGAAGATTGCTGCCCAGGATTTGGGAAACACCTGCACTGTGGTCCTGCTAACTGCATCAAGAAGATTGTAGTGCGtcctcttctctggagtccatgTGCCAGGCTCTATTCTGTTAATCGATTTTAATTCGTTAATTGAATTTAACAAtctattaaaatttaagaatattaATAAGTAAGAAATTACTTACGCGACTGCAAAGAAGGCATAGCCATCCAAGTGCCATGATTGCATGCTTTTCTCAGGATTTTCAAATATGATCTCCACAAAGTTACGGAAGGTCATGTTCAGGACATTGGGCTGCGTCACAATCTCTCCGATTTTAGCAGGTGGCTCGTCAGGAATTGTGTCATACTTAAAAACCTTGTCTGCAATTCCGTAATACTCGGCCAATTTGAGTGGGGTCTCTGGATTAATGTGGGAAACACCATTAATGGCGTAACGAAGCTTGCCTCCTACATTGCTGGCTGTGTTAACGAGTTTGATAGTACGGGTGATGTTGATGGATCCATAATGGTAGGAACCCTGAGGATTTGGCCTGGCAGCACTGGCCGTGAGATTCCAACGGAAGGAACGGAATTGATTGAGGGACCAAGCCCATCCAACTGGTGGCTCTGGGAGTTCAGGTGATGCTGGTCCCTTCCCATTGGTGTATCGAATGATGCCCTTACCAGTAAGGACGGTCTTCAAGAACCGGGTAGAAGCCACCATATAGTAGTCCTTAGGCGGCTGGTTTGCTGTCACAAGCACGGCCATGCACTGACCCACATGCACATCAAGGGACTCGTAGATGTTCTGAACCACGTGGGAGCCCTCCATCTCGACAAGCTTCATTGGGTGACCTTGGATCCTGAAGTTGATGGTTGACTTGAGCCCAGCATTGCAAATTCTGTATTTGTAGGTCTTGTCAGGTTTCATAGTGAAGAGAGGCTCATCCTTACCATCACCCTTAGCGTTTTTGCCATTGATGAGGACTCCATCAGGTCGGCCAAGGGTACGTCCACTATCCAACATATCCCTGAGAGCTTTGTGGCCCTTGGTGTACCAGTCATTAACAATGACAGTGTAGTCATCCTCAGGATCGGCATAAGGAACAGGGATGAGCAAACGACTGTTAATATGGAGGCCACCAAATGCTCCACCTGCCCTGTGCATGGCTGTGCTTGGATAGTAAAGGAAGCTGCCAATCTGGTCCTTGACTTGGAAATGATAGGTGTGGTTGGTTCCAGGGGGGATAGGGCAGTTAGTTCCAGGCATTCCCTCCTGCCAAGAGTTCTTCCTCTGTTGGATGCCGCTCCTATATCAAATGCAATCAAGAAAATTAATAGAACCCAATTTCTATATAtattacataaaaaaataaaatagaaataaagCATAAAAGAGTATACCATGTCAAAAGAAATGGCTCGTTAAGGTTATTGAAGACATTGACGACAAGGTTATTGTTGCTTGTGGAGTTGATGTCAGGCCCTGGAAATTTATCATTGATGAGAATGACTTGCTGGGGAACTCCTAGAGGAGACAGGGTTCCATAGGTGACATTCCAATTGAAAAACAAGTAAGGATCTTCAGCTCTGACGCCCAACATTGTGAGGCATAGTAATAAAATTAACATCACCCCACCCATCTTCTTTCTGATtactaatttatatatatatatataattctcgtAAGATACGACCATTCAAGTGAGCTCTTCTATGGAAGAAGATTCTTTCCCTTCTTCTGCATTCCTGATTATCTCTTTGCCCTCTCCTTTTATACCAAGTGATCCTTTTTCATGGAGAAATGCTAACCACTGAAGTCCCCTGTGTTTCTTTTGCTTTTCCTAGTTTCTTGATCCTTCCATTGCGCTCTTCCTCACACTGTCCCTTCAGAAACGCACACTATTTTTGCTATCTAATTGACTCCAGCCTTTATTTTCTTAATATATCCAATTGTATGAgtctatatttatatttatgatCAATTAGATTTTTAAAGTCACAATTTTATGCGGTCCATTTAATCTTTCTCTAAAGAAATGATAACATCTCGAATTCAAATATCTTCGTCTATTCATTTTCTTTAATAAAGATTAATACAATGTACAAAATGAAACTTCaatctttttattaatttataagcaATTCTTTAGTACCTTATTAGAGTACTTGTTAGAGTTTCATTACCTTGGGCCATGTTTTTtggaaatgcaaaaaaaaaatcatgaaaattaaatgaaaatgatGATTAAATCCTTAAAAAccctattttaaatttatttttaaaataaataaatagaattttgatgataacagaaattttaatgaaaaaaaaattcagtAATATTTTTctccaattattttttaatattcaaatttgtaattgaatttgagttgaaaattttaaattatttgagaTCACATTTTAAAAGCAATAATGTAAAATTCATTATATATTTTAAACAATTTTGAAAACCAATAAGATCtagaatttattataatttaagttgatatttagataaaaaatttaaagattgacaaataattagaaaattattaaaaaaaattttg belongs to Hevea brasiliensis isolate MT/VB/25A 57/8 chromosome 4, ASM3005281v1, whole genome shotgun sequence and includes:
- the LOC110673626 gene encoding L-ascorbate oxidase homolog, encoding MVVSYENYIYIYKLVIRKKMGGVMLILLLCLTMLGVRAEDPYLFFNWNVTYGTLSPLGVPQQVILINDKFPGPDINSTSNNNLVVNVFNNLNEPFLLTWSGIQQRKNSWQEGMPGTNCPIPPGTNHTYHFQVKDQIGSFLYYPSTAMHRAGGAFGGLHINSRLLIPVPYADPEDDYTVIVNDWYTKGHKALRDMLDSGRTLGRPDGVLINGKNAKGDGKDEPLFTMKPDKTYKYRICNAGLKSTINFRIQGHPMKLVEMEGSHVVQNIYESLDVHVGQCMAVLVTANQPPKDYYMVASTRFLKTVLTGKGIIRYTNGKGPASPELPEPPVGWAWSLNQFRSFRWNLTASAARPNPQGSYHYGSINITRTIKLVNTASNVGGKLRYAINGVSHINPETPLKLAEYYGIADKVFKYDTIPDEPPAKIGEIVTQPNVLNMTFRNFVEIIFENPEKSMQSWHLDGYAFFAVAIEPGTWTPEKRTHYNLLDAVSRTTVQVFPKSWAAIFLTFDNAGMWNIRSELWERTYLGQQLYASVLSPARSLRDEYNLPDNALLCGLVKDSPKPPPYSV